Proteins encoded within one genomic window of Humulus lupulus chromosome 1, drHumLupu1.1, whole genome shotgun sequence:
- the LOC133812884 gene encoding uncharacterized protein LOC133812884: LHSENCSYYCRHTPLQIVHIICNFMRIWSIYSLYRYLSHAGASAVLFLFTCLVPSSILFLVLQKPWKGRPLSNTQVVPSIINGGIIALYFVLWGKGLKSFGPLRAILAEYNGAVLGVLSALLYGRRGHVWKKIGGLIAIVTYFGLL, translated from the exons ctacATTCTGAAAATTGTTCATATTATTGTAGGCACACCCCCTTGCAAATTGTTCATATTATTTGCAATTTCATGAGAATATGGTCAATTTATTCGCTGTACCGATACTTGTCTCACGCAGGCGCTTCTGCTGTTCTATTTCTCTTCACTTGTCTGGTCCCATCATCCATCCTATTTCTTGTTTTACAAAAGCCTTGGAAGGGTAGACCGCTCTCAAATACACAG GTAGTACCATCTATAATAAATGGTGGCATAATAGCTTTATACTTCGTTTTATGGGGAAAAGGTCTTAAATCTTTTGGACCTCTTAG AGCTATACTAGCAGAGTATAATGGTGCTGTCCTTGGAGTATTGTCTGCACTACTATATGGGAGGAGAGGACATGTTTGGAAAAAG ATTGGTGGGCTTATTGCAATAGTGACGTATTTTGGCTTATTGTAG